A single window of Eucalyptus grandis isolate ANBG69807.140 chromosome 1, ASM1654582v1, whole genome shotgun sequence DNA harbors:
- the LOC104435029 gene encoding protein ENHANCED DISEASE RESISTANCE 2-like isoform X4: protein MGSHADANDPQWIEKVKSEGAVPCLDPDNCPNGWASPPGDKFMVRGPEYFANRVKIPAGEYLLKPLAFDWIKSSSKVWEVMKNPNSRVRKAIETEFPDGDRPFVWAFNLQVPSKDNYSAVAYFVAKEPIQEGSLVDQFLKGDDVYKNSRLKMIANIVKGPWIVKKAVGEQAICIIGRALTCKYVVSDNFIEVDVDIGSSMVASAIVHLAFGYITTLTVDLAFLIESQTESELPERILGAVRFSELDPASARPVELFDGTDVNLQSSLSTRWWRSIGQGFSNLIHQGSQDSSPSGSVHSNGIGSDNKNDILGKW, encoded by the coding sequence ATGGGCAGCCATGCTGACGCAAATGATCCTCAGTGGATAGAGAAAGTCAAGTCAGAGGGAGCTGTTCCATGCCTTGATCCTGATAACTGTCCAAACGGATGGGCTTCTCCACCTGGAGACAAATTTATGGTTAGAGGTCCAGAATATTTTGCAAACAGGGTCAAAATTCCCGCTGGCGAGTATCTCTTGAAGCCTCTTGCATTCGATTGGATTAAAAGCTCTTCAAAAGTCTGGGAGGtcatgaaaaatccaaataGCCGTGTGAGGAAGGCCATCGAAACTGAATTTCCAGACGGGGACAGACCCTTTGTATGGGCTTTTAATCTCCAAGTGCCAAGCAAGGATAACTATAGTGCTGTTGCGTATTTTGTAGCCAAGGAACCTATTCAAGAGGGTTCCCTGGTGGACCAGTTCTTAAAGGGTGATGATGTGTATAAAAATTCACGTCTCAAAATGATTGCAAACATTGTGAAGGGTCCTTGGATAGTTAAAAAGGCAGTTGGAGAGCAGGCTATTTGCATAATTGGACGTGCCCTTACCTGTAAATATGTTGTATCGGACAATTTTATAGAAGTGGATGTCGATATTGGGTCCTCGATGGTTGCCAGTGCGATTGTTCACTTGGCATTTGGCTACATTACAACACTGACAGTTGATTTGGCTTTCCTTATTGAGAGCCAGACGGAGTCGGAGCTACCAGAAAGAATCTTGGGCGCCGTTAGATTCTCAGAGCTGGACCCTGCTTCGGCTAGGCCAGTGGAACTGTTTGATGGTACTGATGTAAATTTACAGTCGTCTCTTTCCACTAGATGGTGGAGGTCCATCGGTCAAGGGTTTTCCAATTTAATTCATCAAGGCTCCCAGGACAGCTCTCCTTCTGGATCAGTGCACAGTAATGGCATTGGCAGTGATAACAAGAATGATATATTAGGAAAATGGTAA
- the LOC104434734 gene encoding B-box zinc finger protein 24, translating to MKIQCDVCERAPATVICCADEAALCEKCDVEIHAANKLASKHQRLLLNCLSNKLPPCDICREKAAFIFCVEDRALFCQDCDEPIHSAGSLSANHQRFLATGIKVALRSRCAKDGDKTHSKPPNQSSQPVKTPHQQLSISTSPWGVDDLLQLTDFESSDKKEQLEFGELEWLADMGLFSDHVPQEAAEVPQLPMPQSSNYTSSRTSKFNVSHKKPRIEIPDDDEEHFTVPDLG from the exons atgaagatacaGTGTGATGTGTGCGAGAGAGCGCCGGCGACAGTGATATGTTGCGCGGATGAAGCTGCGCTGTGTGAGAAATGTGATGTGGAGATTCACGCAGCGAACAAACTCGCGAGCAAGCACCAGAGGCTTCTCCTCAACTGCCTCTCCAACAAACTCCCTCCCTGTGACATTTGCCGG GAGAAGGCGGCGTTCATCTTCTGTGTCGAAGACCGAGCTCTCTTCTGTCAGGACTGTGATGAACCAATCCATTCCGCGGGGAGCCTCTCTGCGAACCACCAGAGGTTCCTAGCCACCGGCATTAAGGTGGCTCTAAGATCTAGATGTGCCAAGGACGGTGACAAAACCCACTCCAAGCCACCGAACCAGAGCTCTCAACCAGTTAAAACACCCCACCAACAGCTTTCCATCTCAACTTCGCCATGGGGCGTCGATGACCTGTTGCAGTTAACGGATTTTGAATCTTCTGACAAG AAAGAGCAGCTAGAGTTTGGAGAGCTAGAGTGGCTTGCAGACATGGGGCTTTTCAGTGATCACGTCCCTCAAGAAGCGGCTGAAGTTCCCCAGCTGCCGATGCCACAGTCGAGCAACTACACTTCCTCCAGGACCTCCAAATTCAATGTCTCACACAAGAAGCCGAGGATTGAAATCCCAGACGATGATGAGGAGCACTTCACCGTCCCTGATCTCGGATGA
- the LOC104435578 gene encoding probable transcription factor PosF21 isoform X2 — MDKDKLTGHSSGLPPPPSGRFAGFSPNANAFSVKPEQPSAAASSSSFLPMAQGQNLVSDFSHDISRMPDNPPRNRGHRRAHSEILTLPDDISFDSDLGVVGAADGPSFSDDTEEDLFSMYLDMDKFNSSSATSSFQMGEPSSAPMAMPGAGDSGSGAAPSSAENVASGSTERPRIRHQHSQSMDGSTSIKPEMLMSGSEDASAADAKKAMSAAKLAELALIDPKRAKRIWANRQSAARSKERKMRYIAELERKVQTLQTEATTLSAQLTLLQRDTNGLTAENSELKLRLQTMEQQVHLQDALNEALKEEIQHLKVLTGQSMPNGGPMMNYPSFGSGQQFYPNNHAMHTLLAAQQFQQLQIQSQKQQHQFQQHQLHHQLQQQQLQHEQQQPAGDLKFRAPIPSPNQKDGNAAESNSSKME, encoded by the exons ATGGATAAGGACAAATTGACCGGCCACAGCAGCGGGTTGCCGCCGCCCCCTTCCGGTCGTTTCGCCGGGTTCTCGCCCAATGCCAACGCCTTCTCCGTGAAGCCAGAGCAGCCGTCGGCCGCCGCGAGCTCCTCCTCGTTCCTCCCCATGGCCCAGGGCCAGAACCTGGTCTCCGACTTCAGCCACGACATTAGCCGGATGCCCGACAACCCGCCGAGGAACCGCGGCCACCGCCGCGCCCATTCCGAGATTCTCACTCTCCCTGATGACATCAGCTTCGACAGCGATCTCGGGGTCGTGGGGGCCGCGGACGGCCCTTCGTTCTCGGACGATACGGAGGAGGATTTGTTTTCCATGTACCTCGACATGGATAAGTTCAATTCGTCCTCCGCGACTTCGTCGTTTCAGATGGGAGAGCCTTCTTCTGCTCCTATGGCCATGCCGGGTGCTGGGGACTCCGGTTCGGGTGCTGCCCCGTCTTCTGCGGAGAACGTGGCTTCTGGGTCGACTGAGCGGCCGAGAATTAGACATCAGCATAGCCAGTCTATGGACGGGTCGACGAGTATTAAGCCCGAGATGCTTATGTCGGGTTCAGAGGATGCATCTGCTGCAGATGCCAAGAAGGCCATGTCTGCTGCGAAGCTTGCTGAGCTTGCACTGATTGATCCCAAGCGTGCAAAGAG GATCTGGGCAAACAGACAATCGGCTGCAAGGTCAAAGGAAAGGAAGATGCGATACATAGCTGAGCTAGAACGGAAAGTACAAACTTTACAAACTGAAGCAACAACTTTGTCTGCACAGCTGACTCTGCTGCAG AGAGACACAAATGGTTTGACTGCTGAGAATAGTGAATTGAAACTGCGGTTGCAAACAATGGAGCAACAAGTTCATTTGCAAGATG CTTTGAATGAAGCACTCAAAGAGGAGATACAGCATCTGAAGGTACTAACTGGCCAATCTATGCCCAATGGTGGACCCATGATGAACTACCCTTCGTTTGGAAGTGGCCAGCAGTTCTATCCCAACAACCATGCGATGCACACTCTTCTGGCTGCACAGCAGTTTCAACAGTTGCAGATTCAGTCACAGAAGCAGCAACACCAGTTTCAACAGCATCAACTGCATCACCAACTTCAGCAGCAGCAGTTACAGCACGAACAGCAGCAACCAGCTGGGGACTTGAAATTCAGAGCACCTATTCCTTCTCCAAATCAGAAAGATGGTAATGCAGCAGAGTCAAATTCTTCTAAAATGGAGTGA
- the LOC104435578 gene encoding probable transcription factor PosF21 isoform X1 — MDKDKLTGHSSGLPPPPSGRFAGFSPNANAFSVKPEQPSAAASSSSFLPMAQGQNLVSDFSHDISRMPDNPPRNRGHRRAHSEILTLPDDISFDSDLGVVGAADGPSFSDDTEEDLFSMYLDMDKFNSSSATSSFQMGEPSSAPMAMPGAGDSGSGAAPSSAENVASGSTERPRIRHQHSQSMDGSTSIKPEMLMSGSEDASAADAKKAMSAAKLAELALIDPKRAKRIWANRQSAARSKERKMRYIAELERKVQTLQTEATTLSAQLTLLQVRDTNGLTAENSELKLRLQTMEQQVHLQDALNEALKEEIQHLKVLTGQSMPNGGPMMNYPSFGSGQQFYPNNHAMHTLLAAQQFQQLQIQSQKQQHQFQQHQLHHQLQQQQLQHEQQQPAGDLKFRAPIPSPNQKDGNAAESNSSKME; from the exons ATGGATAAGGACAAATTGACCGGCCACAGCAGCGGGTTGCCGCCGCCCCCTTCCGGTCGTTTCGCCGGGTTCTCGCCCAATGCCAACGCCTTCTCCGTGAAGCCAGAGCAGCCGTCGGCCGCCGCGAGCTCCTCCTCGTTCCTCCCCATGGCCCAGGGCCAGAACCTGGTCTCCGACTTCAGCCACGACATTAGCCGGATGCCCGACAACCCGCCGAGGAACCGCGGCCACCGCCGCGCCCATTCCGAGATTCTCACTCTCCCTGATGACATCAGCTTCGACAGCGATCTCGGGGTCGTGGGGGCCGCGGACGGCCCTTCGTTCTCGGACGATACGGAGGAGGATTTGTTTTCCATGTACCTCGACATGGATAAGTTCAATTCGTCCTCCGCGACTTCGTCGTTTCAGATGGGAGAGCCTTCTTCTGCTCCTATGGCCATGCCGGGTGCTGGGGACTCCGGTTCGGGTGCTGCCCCGTCTTCTGCGGAGAACGTGGCTTCTGGGTCGACTGAGCGGCCGAGAATTAGACATCAGCATAGCCAGTCTATGGACGGGTCGACGAGTATTAAGCCCGAGATGCTTATGTCGGGTTCAGAGGATGCATCTGCTGCAGATGCCAAGAAGGCCATGTCTGCTGCGAAGCTTGCTGAGCTTGCACTGATTGATCCCAAGCGTGCAAAGAG GATCTGGGCAAACAGACAATCGGCTGCAAGGTCAAAGGAAAGGAAGATGCGATACATAGCTGAGCTAGAACGGAAAGTACAAACTTTACAAACTGAAGCAACAACTTTGTCTGCACAGCTGACTCTGCTGCAGGTA AGAGACACAAATGGTTTGACTGCTGAGAATAGTGAATTGAAACTGCGGTTGCAAACAATGGAGCAACAAGTTCATTTGCAAGATG CTTTGAATGAAGCACTCAAAGAGGAGATACAGCATCTGAAGGTACTAACTGGCCAATCTATGCCCAATGGTGGACCCATGATGAACTACCCTTCGTTTGGAAGTGGCCAGCAGTTCTATCCCAACAACCATGCGATGCACACTCTTCTGGCTGCACAGCAGTTTCAACAGTTGCAGATTCAGTCACAGAAGCAGCAACACCAGTTTCAACAGCATCAACTGCATCACCAACTTCAGCAGCAGCAGTTACAGCACGAACAGCAGCAACCAGCTGGGGACTTGAAATTCAGAGCACCTATTCCTTCTCCAAATCAGAAAGATGGTAATGCAGCAGAGTCAAATTCTTCTAAAATGGAGTGA
- the LOC104435029 gene encoding protein ENHANCED DISEASE RESISTANCE 2-like isoform X1 — translation MICLPCYATDPCSEISPQRLKSVEMGSHADANDPQWIEKVKSEGAVPCLDPDNCPNGWASPPGDKFMVRGPEYFANRVKIPAGEYLLKPLAFDWIKSSSKVWEVMKNPNSRVRKAIETEFPDGDRPFVWAFNLQVPSKDNYSAVAYFVAKEPIQEGSLVDQFLKGDDVYKNSRLKMIANIVKGPWIVKKAVGEQAICIIGRALTCKYVVSDNFIEVDVDIGSSMVASAIVHLAFGYITTLTVDLAFLIESQTESELPERILGAVRFSELDPASARPVELFDGTDVNLQSSLSTRWWRSIGQGFSNLIHQGSQDSSPSGSVHSNGIGSDNKNDILGKW, via the exons ATGATCTGTTTACCTTGTTATGCGACAGACCCATGTTCTGAAATCTCTCCTCAACGGCTAAAG TCAGTGGAAATGGGCAGCCATGCTGACGCAAATGATCCTCAGTGGATAGAGAAAGTCAAGTCAGAGGGAGCTGTTCCATGCCTTGATCCTGATAACTGTCCAAACGGATGGGCTTCTCCACCTGGAGACAAATTTATGGTTAGAGGTCCAGAATATTTTGCAAACAGGGTCAAAATTCCCGCTGGCGAGTATCTCTTGAAGCCTCTTGCATTCGATTGGATTAAAAGCTCTTCAAAAGTCTGGGAGGtcatgaaaaatccaaataGCCGTGTGAGGAAGGCCATCGAAACTGAATTTCCAGACGGGGACAGACCCTTTGTATGGGCTTTTAATCTCCAAGTGCCAAGCAAGGATAACTATAGTGCTGTTGCGTATTTTGTAGCCAAGGAACCTATTCAAGAGGGTTCCCTGGTGGACCAGTTCTTAAAGGGTGATGATGTGTATAAAAATTCACGTCTCAAAATGATTGCAAACATTGTGAAGGGTCCTTGGATAGTTAAAAAGGCAGTTGGAGAGCAGGCTATTTGCATAATTGGACGTGCCCTTACCTGTAAATATGTTGTATCGGACAATTTTATAGAAGTGGATGTCGATATTGGGTCCTCGATGGTTGCCAGTGCGATTGTTCACTTGGCATTTGGCTACATTACAACACTGACAGTTGATTTGGCTTTCCTTATTGAGAGCCAGACGGAGTCGGAGCTACCAGAAAGAATCTTGGGCGCCGTTAGATTCTCAGAGCTGGACCCTGCTTCGGCTAGGCCAGTGGAACTGTTTGATGGTACTGATGTAAATTTACAGTCGTCTCTTTCCACTAGATGGTGGAGGTCCATCGGTCAAGGGTTTTCCAATTTAATTCATCAAGGCTCCCAGGACAGCTCTCCTTCTGGATCAGTGCACAGTAATGGCATTGGCAGTGATAACAAGAATGATATATTAGGAAAATGGTAA
- the LOC104435470 gene encoding protein STRICTOSIDINE SYNTHASE-LIKE 13 gives MEKKGSLKDETSLQQLLVYVVAVALLGFCMVDPFNMGPVGGHEFRPVRHAIAPYKRVMESWPRDNQSKLRFGKLEFAGQVFGPESLEFDPSGRGPYTGLADGRVVRWMGEGSGWETFAFVTPNWSEKVCAKGVDSTTPKQWKVEKKCGRPLGLRFNKETGQLYIADAYFGLLVVGPEGGYATPLATHVHGQPILFANDLDLHSNGSIFFTDTSTRYDRVNHFYILLEGEATGRILRYDPPTNTTHVVLEGLAFPNGIQLSRNQNFLLFTETTNCRLMKYWLEGPKTGTTEVLADLPGYPDNVRINEKGQFWVAIDCCRTPAQELLSHNPWFKSIYFRLPIKLSILARPMGMRMYTVISLFNEEGEILEVLEDRKGTVMKLASEVREANGKLWIGTVAHNHIATLPYP, from the exons atggagaagaagGGTTCCCTCAAAGATGAGACTTCACTGCAACAGTTGCTAGTGTATGTTGTTGCAGTAGCATTGTTAGGGTTTTGCATGGTGGACCCATTCAATATGGGGCCAGTGGGAGGGCATGAGTTCAGGCCTGTGAGGCATGCCATTGCACCTTACAAGAGGGTCATGGAAAGTTGGCCTAGAGACAACCAGAGCAAGCTGCGGTTTGGGAAGTTGGAGTTTGCAGGCCAAGTCTTTGGGCCTGAGTCCTTGGAGTTCGACCCGTCGGGACGCGGGCCTTACACCGGCCTAGCCGACGGGCGGGTCGTTAGGTGGATGGGGGAAGGCAGTGGGTGGGAGACATTTGCTTTCGTAACTCCAAATTG GTCAGAGAAAGTATGCGCAAAAGGTGTGGACTCGACCACACCAAAGCAATGGAAGGTGGAGAAGAAGTGTGGGAGGCCTCTAGGGCTGAGGTTCAACAAGGAGACTGGACAGCTTTACATAGCAGATGCCTATTTTGGGCTGCTGGTGGTTGGACCAGAAGGAGGATATGCAACTCCCTTGGCCACACATGTGCATGGTCAACCCATTCTCTTTGCAAATGATCTCGACCTCCACAGCAATGGCTCCATCTTCTTCACTGATACTAGCACCAGATATGACAGGGT GAACCATTTTTATATACTGCTGGAAGGAGAAGCAACTGGCAGGATCCTAAGGTACGACCCTCCCACTAATACGACTCATGTCGTTTTGGAAGGCTTGGCCTTCCCCAATGGAATCCAACTGTCCAGGAACCAAAACTTCCTCCTCTTCACTGAGACCACCAATTGCAG GCTGATGAAGTACTGGCTGGAGGGTCCAAAGACCGGGACAACTGAAGTCCTCGCTGATCTTCCGGGCTATCCAGACAATGTGAGGATTAACGAGAAAGGGCAGTTCTGGGTGGCCATAGATTGTTGCAGGACGCCGGCACAAGAGCTTCTCAGTCACAATCCATGGTTTAAGAGCATCTACTTCAGATTGCCAATAAAATTGAGCATCTTGGCGAGGCCAATGGGGATGCGAATGTACACGGTCATCTCGCTGTTCAACGAGGAAGGAGAGATCTTGGAAGTTCTTGAGGATAGGAAGGGTACGGTTATGAAGTTAGCTAGTGAAGTAAGGGAAGCCAATGGGAAGCTTTGGATTGGAACTGTGGCTCATAACCACATTGCCACCCTACCTTATCCCTGA
- the LOC104434927 gene encoding LOW QUALITY PROTEIN: RHOMBOID-like protein 13 (The sequence of the model RefSeq protein was modified relative to this genomic sequence to represent the inferred CDS: inserted 1 base in 1 codon), which translates to MGKPLFYEILEKPATSCVIGLCCAIWFFIQKKGIGYSHVGLSYDAAVEGHYWRIITSAFSHISILHLVFNMSALWSLGVVEQLGLMGLGVAYYLEYTLVLVILSGVLVLGIYHVLIHRFKLEHFRRVTAVGYSCVVFGWMTILAVKQPSSKLDLFGFLXLPISFAPFESLIFTSIIVPQASFLGHLSGIIVGYAVAWGVIHGMNSYWAVSMLGWVVVVFIYSLKRSGAYDLNFLEIESVTDPSLPSLRFVTTGNGRTLQMTALPVGGVELV; encoded by the exons ATGGGGAAGCCTCTGTTTTACGAGATCTTGGAGAAACCCGCGACGAGCTGCGTCATAGGATTGTGCTGCGCGATATGGTTCTTCATTCAGAAGAAGGGGATTGGTTACTCGCATGTCGGGCTGAGCTACGACGCCGCCGTGGAAGGGCACTACTGGCGGATAATCACCTCGGCGTTCTCGCACATTAGCATCTTGCATCTTGTCTTCAACATGAGCGCGCTCTGGAGTCTTGGAGTGGTGGAGCAGCTGGGGCTCATGGGTCTTGGCGTGGCGTATTATCTGGAGTACACCCTTGTGCTGGTCATCTTGTCAGGGGTGCTTGTGTTGGGGATTTACCATGTATTGATCCATCGGTTCAAGCTCGAGCATTTTCGGAGAGTCACGGCTGTTGGGTATTCCTGTGTTGTTTTCGGGTGGATGACGATTCTCGCCGTGAAGCAGCCCTCGTCGAAGCTTGACCTTTTCGGGTTCC TCCTTCCCATCAGTTTTGCGCCTTTCGAGTCACTAATTTTCACTTCTATCATTGTTCCCCAGGCAAGTTTTCTTGGGCATTTGTCGGGAATCATTGTCGGGTATGCTGTTGCTTGGGGTGTGATTCATGGAATGAATAGTTATTGGGCTGTTTCAATGCTGGGATGGGTTGTGGTTGTGTTCATATATAGTTTGAAGCGATCCGGCGCCTATGATTTAAACTTTCTCGAGATTGAATCTGTTACCGATCCCTCCTTGCCGTCTTTGCGATTTGTCACAACCGGGAATGGTAGAACTTTGCAAATGACCGCACTTCCAGTTGGAGGTGTTGAACTCGTGTGA
- the LOC104435029 gene encoding protein ENHANCED DISEASE RESISTANCE 2-like isoform X3, giving the protein MICLPCYATDPCSEISPQRLKSVEMGSHADANDPQWIEKVKSEGAVPCLDPDNCPNGWASPPGDKFMVRGPEYFANRVKIPAGEYLLKPLAFDWIKSSSKVWEVMKNPNSRVRKAIETEFPDGDRPFVWAFNLQVPSKDNYSAVAYFVAKEPIQEGSLVDQFLKGDDVYKNSRLKMIANIVKGPWIVKKAVGEQAICIIGRALTCKYVVSDNFIEVDVDIGSSMVASAIVHLAFGYITTLTVDLAFLIESQTESELPERILGAVRFSELDPASARPVELFDGTDVNLQSSLSTRWWRSIGQGFSNLIHQGSQDSSPSGSVHSNGIGSDNKNDILGK; this is encoded by the exons ATGATCTGTTTACCTTGTTATGCGACAGACCCATGTTCTGAAATCTCTCCTCAACGGCTAAAG TCAGTGGAAATGGGCAGCCATGCTGACGCAAATGATCCTCAGTGGATAGAGAAAGTCAAGTCAGAGGGAGCTGTTCCATGCCTTGATCCTGATAACTGTCCAAACGGATGGGCTTCTCCACCTGGAGACAAATTTATGGTTAGAGGTCCAGAATATTTTGCAAACAGGGTCAAAATTCCCGCTGGCGAGTATCTCTTGAAGCCTCTTGCATTCGATTGGATTAAAAGCTCTTCAAAAGTCTGGGAGGtcatgaaaaatccaaataGCCGTGTGAGGAAGGCCATCGAAACTGAATTTCCAGACGGGGACAGACCCTTTGTATGGGCTTTTAATCTCCAAGTGCCAAGCAAGGATAACTATAGTGCTGTTGCGTATTTTGTAGCCAAGGAACCTATTCAAGAGGGTTCCCTGGTGGACCAGTTCTTAAAGGGTGATGATGTGTATAAAAATTCACGTCTCAAAATGATTGCAAACATTGTGAAGGGTCCTTGGATAGTTAAAAAGGCAGTTGGAGAGCAGGCTATTTGCATAATTGGACGTGCCCTTACCTGTAAATATGTTGTATCGGACAATTTTATAGAAGTGGATGTCGATATTGGGTCCTCGATGGTTGCCAGTGCGATTGTTCACTTGGCATTTGGCTACATTACAACACTGACAGTTGATTTGGCTTTCCTTATTGAGAGCCAGACGGAGTCGGAGCTACCAGAAAGAATCTTGGGCGCCGTTAGATTCTCAGAGCTGGACCCTGCTTCGGCTAGGCCAGTGGAACTGTTTGATGGTACTGATGTAAATTTACAGTCGTCTCTTTCCACTAGATGGTGGAGGTCCATCGGTCAAGGGTTTTCCAATTTAATTCATCAAGGCTCCCAGGACAGCTCTCCTTCTGGATCAGTGCACAGTAATGGCATTGGCAGTGATAACAAGAATGATATATTAGGAAAATG
- the LOC104441094 gene encoding LOW QUALITY PROTEIN: probable xyloglucan galactosyltransferase GT17 (The sequence of the model RefSeq protein was modified relative to this genomic sequence to represent the inferred CDS: deleted 1 base in 1 codon): MMLRKLRNALPWTAAAAAADDKPKSSTRHPKDQASKLKPALFLISFFAFWLLLLYFRFDPRRPDAAIRGPLAINLTLDDVAGTPPNAPAACRSRAAVYVHSLPSKFNSDLLLRCRSLNIYTDMCPYVSNRGLGRPIPRRRRGGGGGSWFATHQFIAEMIFHARLENHPCRVSDPARANLFYVPFYAGLYASSMFRELSLPARDALAVDLAEHLQSLPAWRRRGGRDHFLVLGRTAWDFLRLSNQGPDFGANSLLDLPVVRNMSVLTVERQPWTGSNQHGIPYPSYFHPSTSAEMQAWRQHVTDSDRPHLFSFIGGPRKGPGKAAIREDLIRQCGESARCELVVCQPSSPAACHEPGRVLGVMAASRFCLQAPGDSFTRRSAFDAVLAGCVPVFFSPHTAYTQYRWYLPAGDPGEYSVLIDVGEGATRLGVEIEEVLAAIPAEKAAEMRRRVIGMIPEITYAHPNATELGFRDAVDVALDALLEHVENQS; this comes from the exons ATGATGCTGAGGAAGCTGAGAAATGCGCTGCCgtggacggcggcggcggcggcggcggacgacAAGCCCAAATCCTCCACCAGACACCCTAAGGATCAGGCCTCGAAGCTCAAGCCCGCTCTCTTCCTCATTTCCTTCTTCGCCTTCtggctcctcctcctctactTCCGCTTCGATCCCCGCCGCCCCGACGCCGCGATACGAGGACCTCTGGCGATCAACCTCACCCTCGACGACGTCGCCGGAACCCCTCCCAACGCCCCCGCCGCCTGCCGCTCCCGCGCCGCCGTCTACGTCCACTCCCTCCCCTCCAAATTCAACTCCGACCTCCTCCTCCGCTGCCGCTCCCTCAACATCTACACCGACATGTGCCCCTACGTCTCCAACCGCGGCCTCGGCCGCCCCATTCCccgtcggcggcgt ggcggcggcggcggaagctGGTTCGCCACCCACCAGTTCATCGCCGAGATGATCTTCCACGCGCGCCTCGAGAACCACCCGTGCCGCGTCTCCGATCCCGCCCGCGCCAACCTCTTCTACGTCCCCTTCTACGCCGGCCTCTACGCGTCCAGCATGTTCCGCGAGCTCAGCCTCCCGGCCCGCGACGCCCTCGCCGTGGACCTCGCCGAGCACTTGCAGTCCCTCCCGGCatggcggcggcgcggcgggcGGGACCACTTCCTGGTCCTCGGCCGGACCGCATGGGACTTCCTCCGCCTCTCGAACCAGGGCCCGGACTTCGGCGCGAACTCCCTCCTCGACCTCCCGGTCGTCCGGAACATGTCGGTGCTGACCGTCGAGCGGCAGCCCTGGACCGGCTCCAACCAGCACGGCATCCCGTACCCTTCCTACTTCCACCCCTCCACGTCGGCGGAGATGCAGGCGTGGCGCCAGCACGTGACCGACTCCGACCGGCCCCACCTCTTCTCCTTCATCGGCGGCCCCCGGAAGGGCCCCGGGAAGGCGGCGATAAGGGAGGACCTCATCCGCCAATGCGGCGAGTCGGCCAGGTGCGAGCTCGTGGTGTGCCAGCCGTCGTCCCCCGCCGCGTGCCACGAGCCGGGCCGCGTGCTCGGCGTCATGGCGGCGTCGCGGTTCTGCCTGCAGGCGCCGGGGGACTCGTTCACGCGGCGGTCGGCGTTCGACGCGGTGCTGGCTGGGTGTGTGCCGGTGTTCTTCTCGCCGCACACGGCGTACACGCAGTACCGGTGGTACCTCCCGGCGGGGGACCCGGGGGAGTACTCGGTGCTCATCGACGTCGGCGAGGGGGCGACGCGGCTCGGGGTGGAGATAGAGGAGGTGCTGGCGGCGATCCCGGCGGAGAAGGCGGCGGAGATGCGGCGGAGGGTGATCGGGATGATACCGGAGATCACGTACGCGCACCCGAACGCGACGGAGCTGGGGTTCCGGGACGCCGTCGACGTCGCGCTCGACGCCTTGCTCGAGCACGTGGAGAATCAAAGCTAG